One segment of Neodiprion fabricii isolate iyNeoFabr1 chromosome 1, iyNeoFabr1.1, whole genome shotgun sequence DNA contains the following:
- the LOC124176339 gene encoding zinc finger protein 583-like isoform X2, which produces MTSMFEQQIKSEPMGFYSVASSRSDGSNSMVNLSDDREELSQQEAHLQPQQQQTLQQTLQQHQQQQQQQQQQQQQQQQQQQQQQQGQPGPQVPQGQGVPQTAPTRQSTGQQTVKEGSRSKPQACKVCGKVLSSASSYYVHMKLHSGNKPYHCTVCEASFCRKPYLEVHMRTHTGERPFQCELCLKRFTQKSSLNTHKRVHTGERPYACDICQKRFAVKSYVTAHRWSHVAEKPLVCDRCSLTFTSKSQFAIHIRTHTASTTYECNICGRTFVRDSYLIRHQNRVHRDLNQGSSNHNPTTPQSTGGGGSTTGFESPVCDLRYSEGPSSLDPLGGTKGGIAAEIASLTKQNSLQLPLPLLHPQTTN; this is translated from the coding sequence ATGACATCGATGTTCGAACAACAGATCAAAAGCGAGCCAATGGGATTTTATTCGGTTGCCTCAAGCCGTTCAGATGGTTCAAATTCAATGGTCAATTTATCGGATGACCGAGAAGAACTTTCTCAGCAAGAAGCTCACTTGCAGCCTCAACAGCAACAGACTCTGCAACAAACGCTGCAGCAACatcaacagcagcagcagcaacagcagcaacagcaacagcaacaacagcagcagcagcaacaacagcagcaaggTCAGCCGGGACCTCAGGTTCCGCAAGGCCAAGGGGTACCGCAGACAGCTCCGACACGTCAGTCAACGGGTCAACAAACAGTGAAGGAAGGATCACGTTCTAAACCGCAAGCCTGTAAGGTCTGTGGAAAAGTCTTATCTTCAGCATCGTCGTACTACGTTCACATGAAGCTTCATTCGGGAAATAAACCTTACCATTGTACGGTATGCGAGGCAAGTTTCTGTCGCAAACCGTACTTAGAAGTACACATGCGAACACATACAGGCGAACGGCCGTTTCAATGCGAATTGTGCCTAAAACGGTTCACCCAAAAAAGCAGCTTGAATACCCATAAGCGGGTTCATACCGGGGAACGACCTTACGCCTGCGATATTTGCCAAAAACGTTTTGCCGTCAAGAGCTACGTTACTGCTCATCGCTGGAGTCATGTAGCAGAAAAACCTCTGGTGTGCGATCGATGCTCACTTACGTTTACATCTAAGAGCCAATTTGCAATCCATATTCGTACTCACACTGCGAGTACTACGTACGAATGCAATATATGCGGTCGCACTTTCGTGCGTGATAGCTATCTTATTCGGCATCAGAATAGAGTACATCGCGATTTGAATCAGGGCAGCTCGAACCACAATCCGACGACTCCCCAAAGTACCGGTGGCGGAGGCTCTACGACTGGATTTGAAAGTCCTGTCTGTGATCTGCGCTACAGCGAAGGTCCGTCGTCCTTGGATCCATTGGGGGGAACAAAGGGTGGCATCGCCGCCGAAATCGCTAGCCTAACCAAGCAAAATAGCTTGCAGCTACCTCTTCCTCTACTTCACCCGCAGACAACCAACTAG
- the LOC124176339 gene encoding zinc finger protein 583-like isoform X1, whose product MQKFNVDWYAGYEQLVKRNLTLLPHQQTAQQPQPQQQQQQQQLVHPQQADIMTSMFEQQIKSEPMGFYSVASSRSDGSNSMVNLSDDREELSQQEAHLQPQQQQTLQQTLQQHQQQQQQQQQQQQQQQQQQQQQQQGQPGPQVPQGQGVPQTAPTRQSTGQQTVKEGSRSKPQACKVCGKVLSSASSYYVHMKLHSGNKPYHCTVCEASFCRKPYLEVHMRTHTGERPFQCELCLKRFTQKSSLNTHKRVHTGERPYACDICQKRFAVKSYVTAHRWSHVAEKPLVCDRCSLTFTSKSQFAIHIRTHTASTTYECNICGRTFVRDSYLIRHQNRVHRDLNQGSSNHNPTTPQSTGGGGSTTGFESPVCDLRYSEGPSSLDPLGGTKGGIAAEIASLTKQNSLQLPLPLLHPQTTN is encoded by the exons ATGCAGAAATTTAAC GTGGATTGGTACGCGGGATATGAGCAGCTTGTCAAGCGCAACCTGACTCTGCTCCCCCATCAGCAAACCGCCCAGCAACCACAGCcccagcagcagcaacagcagcagcagctggTTCACCCCCAACAAGCTGACATCATGACATCGATGTTCGAACAACAGATCAAAAGCGAGCCAATGGGATTTTATTCGGTTGCCTCAAGCCGTTCAGATGGTTCAAATTCAATGGTCAATTTATCGGATGACCGAGAAGAACTTTCTCAGCAAGAAGCTCACTTGCAGCCTCAACAGCAACAGACTCTGCAACAAACGCTGCAGCAACatcaacagcagcagcagcaacagcagcaacagcaacagcaacaacagcagcagcagcaacaacagcagcaaggTCAGCCGGGACCTCAGGTTCCGCAAGGCCAAGGGGTACCGCAGACAGCTCCGACACGTCAGTCAACGGGTCAACAAACAGTGAAGGAAGGATCACGTTCTAAACCGCAAGCCTGTAAGGTCTGTGGAAAAGTCTTATCTTCAGCATCGTCGTACTACGTTCACATGAAGCTTCATTCGGGAAATAAACCTTACCATTGTACGGTATGCGAGGCAAGTTTCTGTCGCAAACCGTACTTAGAAGTACACATGCGAACACATACAGGCGAACGGCCGTTTCAATGCGAATTGTGCCTAAAACGGTTCACCCAAAAAAGCAGCTTGAATACCCATAAGCGGGTTCATACCGGGGAACGACCTTACGCCTGCGATATTTGCCAAAAACGTTTTGCCGTCAAGAGCTACGTTACTGCTCATCGCTGGAGTCATGTAGCAGAAAAACCTCTGGTGTGCGATCGATGCTCACTTACGTTTACATCTAAGAGCCAATTTGCAATCCATATTCGTACTCACACTGCGAGTACTACGTACGAATGCAATATATGCGGTCGCACTTTCGTGCGTGATAGCTATCTTATTCGGCATCAGAATAGAGTACATCGCGATTTGAATCAGGGCAGCTCGAACCACAATCCGACGACTCCCCAAAGTACCGGTGGCGGAGGCTCTACGACTGGATTTGAAAGTCCTGTCTGTGATCTGCGCTACAGCGAAGGTCCGTCGTCCTTGGATCCATTGGGGGGAACAAAGGGTGGCATCGCCGCCGAAATCGCTAGCCTAACCAAGCAAAATAGCTTGCAGCTACCTCTTCCTCTACTTCACCCGCAGACAACCAACTAG